In Pedobacter sp. WC2423, the following are encoded in one genomic region:
- a CDS encoding DUF2480 family protein, with protein MDIQENIVNKVASSGLVTFNLELYYDQGERVVYDIKENLFHGLMLREKDFREFIKAHDWASYTGKNVAVICSADAIVPTWAYMLLANKLKPFANEVVFGGLDTLEAVLFSKALAKVDLSVYQDARVVVKGCADIDVPVSAYVEITSLLTPVVRSIMYGEPCSTVPIFKRKD; from the coding sequence ATGGATATTCAGGAAAATATAGTCAATAAGGTTGCTTCCAGTGGTTTAGTTACTTTCAATCTGGAGCTTTACTATGATCAGGGGGAAAGGGTAGTTTATGATATTAAAGAAAACCTGTTCCATGGCCTGATGCTTAGGGAAAAAGATTTCAGAGAATTTATTAAAGCCCATGACTGGGCTTCTTATACAGGGAAAAATGTAGCCGTTATTTGCAGTGCAGATGCCATTGTACCTACCTGGGCTTACATGTTACTGGCCAATAAACTGAAGCCTTTTGCAAATGAAGTCGTTTTTGGTGGTTTAGATACACTGGAAGCTGTTTTATTCAGTAAAGCCCTGGCTAAAGTTGATCTTTCTGTATACCAGGATGCCAGGGTTGTCGTGAAGGGCTGTGCAGATATTGACGTTCCGGTATCTGCTTATGTGGAGATCACTTCTTTGTTAACTCCGGTGGTAAGAAGTATCATGTATGGTGAACCTTGCTCTACAGTGCCTATCTTTAAACGAAAGGATTAG
- a CDS encoding DUF3108 domain-containing protein, which produces MRKLFLMFVFLITIADAGAQELPLKKEPVFQAGEVLSYKLKYGFITAAEATIKVMNSDLKFEDKETYKLVVDAKTSGTFDIFYKIRDHYDSYIDKTKLTPYFYQEDVKEASYTRKDKARFTQEIKKVVSNKGTFTAPTNQTFDLVSAYYFARSLDISRLKIGEKFKLNYFLGDGIHQLEIKYVGKEVVKSKLGNIRCLKFSPSIEPGRIFRKDSALYLWITDDGNRVPVKAQVEIIVGAVTMEIKSADGLKYPLAKEK; this is translated from the coding sequence ATGAGAAAATTATTTTTGATGTTTGTATTTTTGATTACCATCGCTGATGCTGGAGCTCAGGAGTTACCATTAAAGAAAGAACCGGTCTTTCAGGCTGGGGAAGTTTTATCTTATAAATTGAAATATGGCTTTATCACAGCAGCAGAGGCTACGATTAAAGTCATGAATTCAGATCTCAAATTTGAGGACAAGGAGACTTATAAACTGGTAGTCGATGCAAAAACTTCGGGTACCTTCGATATTTTTTATAAAATCAGGGATCATTACGATTCTTATATAGACAAGACCAAACTGACTCCTTATTTTTATCAGGAGGACGTTAAAGAAGCAAGTTATACCAGGAAGGACAAAGCAAGGTTCACACAGGAAATAAAAAAGGTTGTTTCTAATAAGGGTACCTTTACTGCACCAACAAATCAGACCTTTGATCTGGTTTCTGCTTATTATTTTGCCCGTAGTCTGGATATTTCCAGGCTGAAGATCGGGGAGAAGTTCAAGCTGAATTATTTTCTGGGTGATGGCATTCATCAGCTGGAAATCAAATATGTTGGAAAAGAAGTTGTAAAAAGTAAATTAGGAAATATACGTTGTCTGAAATTCAGCCCGTCTATTGAACCAGGCAGAATCTTTAGAAAAGACAGCGCTTTGTATCTCTGGATTACTGATGATGGCAACAGAGTGCCTGTAAAGGCTCAGGTAGAGATTATCGTGGGCGCGGTCACTATGGAAATTAAATCGGCTGATGGATTAAAGTACCCGCTGGCTAAAGAAAAATAA